A genome region from Trichosurus vulpecula isolate mTriVul1 chromosome 5, mTriVul1.pri, whole genome shotgun sequence includes the following:
- the LOC118850961 gene encoding 60S ribosomal protein L37-like — MVSNLKRNQGSLWSWQLQEDDKGTSLFGKRQNKTHPLCCPCGSKAYHLQKSTCGKCGYPAKRKRKYNWSAKAEQHNTTGCSLMRHLKIVYHRFRNGFRERTTPKPKRAAVAASSPSYRFNCLLK, encoded by the coding sequence atggtgtcaaacttaaaaagaaatcaaggctCTCTTTGGTCCTGGCAGCTGCAGGAAGATGACAAAGGGACATCTTTGTTTGGTAAGCGCCAGAATAAGACGCACCCTTTGTGCTGTCCTTGTGGTTCCAAGGCATACCATCTTCAGAAGTCAACATGTGGAAAATGTGGATATCCTGCTAAACGCAAGAGAAAGTATAATTGGAGCGCAAAAGCTGAGCAACACAACACCACTGGTTGTAGTCTGATGAGGCACCTAAAAATTGTCTATCACCGATTCAGGAATGGATTCCGTGAAAGAACAACACCCAAACCCAAGAGAGCAGCTGTTGCAGCATCTAGTCCATCTTACAGATTCAACTGTTTGTTAAAATAA